TTAAGTTTTCAATTATAGCTTGAGATATTAAAAGCCTGTCAAAAGGGTCATCGTGATAATTTTCTAAATTTTCAATATATAATGTATGTTTAATAGTTATGGGTAA
The Planctomycetota bacterium genome window above contains:
- a CDS encoding type II toxin-antitoxin system VapC family toxin, with the protein product MTIKHTLYIENLENYHDDPFDRLLISQAIIENLTLITRDEKIIKYKVHYILA